A genomic segment from Dendropsophus ebraccatus isolate aDenEbr1 chromosome 7, aDenEbr1.pat, whole genome shotgun sequence encodes:
- the LOC138797131 gene encoding olfactory receptor 51G2-like, translating into MGKVSTMQVKSLSSELRRLHVMFQQPLVASQPMVYSTFVKKSSASIRAWNSKVIRNCTAVEACGNKNVSCLLSRLLVGSSWYLEMPDLCCFVVSRSRMISSMNATDSGDVLTLLLVGIPGLEHVYSWILLLFCIFYAISLTGNSVLFLLIRTDVSLQTPMYELVSMLALADLCLSLATLPTVLGVFGLQSLRLPVPMCLFQMFFIHTLSVLDSSLLLAMAYDRFVAICCPLRYSSLLTRPLTSKLGLLSVFRGVAIILPIPLMLHISGLCKGSQLSHAFCLHPDITRLLCSRLPAIDIYSLFAVLSTMGLDALLITLSYVLILKAVCSLSSPYERCKAFHKCAGHITMVLLFYCPMIGLSLSHRFGGHKTPFIHVPLAYLHFLLPPAINPIVYGVRSKSVYQRLLHRLCGAPIHSKPPSVQ; encoded by the exons ATGGGCAAAGTGTCTACAATGCAGGTAAAAAGCTTGTCCTCCGAGCTGAGGAGactgcatgtcat GTTTCAACAACCTTTGGTTGCTTCTCAACCGATGGTTTACTCGACTTTCGTCAAGAAGTCTTCAGCCTCCATCCGTGCCTGGAACAGCAAGGTCATCAGGAACTGTACAGCTGTGGAGGCCTGCGG aaataaaaatgtttCATGCTTATTATCTCGGCTCCTTGTTGGCTCCTCTTGGTACCTGGAGATGCCCGACCTGTGTTGTTTTGTTGTGTCTAGGAGCAGAATGATCTCCTCAATGAACGCCACGGACAGCGGAGATGTCCTCACCCTGCTCCTGGTGGGAATCCCTGGCCTTGAACACGTCTACTCTTGGATACTACTCCTGTTCTGCATCTTCTACGCCATTTCGTTGACTGGGAACAGTGTTTTGTTCCTCCTCATTAGGACGGATGTGTCCCTGCAGACGCCTATGTATGAGTTGGTGTCCATGTTGGCGCTGGCTGACCTGTGTCTGTCCCTGGCCACCCTGCCCACAGTATTAGGGGTGTTTGGTCTCCAGTCTCTTCGGCTTCCTGTGCCCATGTGTCTTTTTCAGATGTTCTTCATCCACACGTTGTCGGTCTTGGATTCTTCCCTTCTTCTAGCCATGGCTTATGACAGATTTGTGGCCATCTGCTGTCCTCTCCGGTACTCGTCACTCCTCACCAGGCCCCTTACCAGTAAGTTGGGGTTGCTGTCGGTTTTTCGGGGTGTGGCTATAATCTTGCCGATCCCGTTGATGCTGCACATCTCCGGTCTGTGTAAGGGCAGCCAGCTTTCCCATGCCTTCTGCCTGCACCCGGACATCACCAGGCTCCTCTGCTCCAGGCTGCCGGCCATTGACATATACAGTCTCTTTGCCGTCTTATCCACAATGGGGCTGGACGCTCTTCTCATCACTCTATCCTACGTCCTCATACTGAAGGCCGTCTGCTCTCTCAGTTCACCGTATGAGCGCTGTAAAGCTTTCCACAAGTGTGCGGGTCATATAACCATGGTGCTCCTATTCTACTGCCCCATGATCGGCCTGTCTCTGAGCCACAGATTTGGGGGTCACAAGACGCCATTTATACACGTTCCTTTGGCTTACCTGCACTTCCTCCTCCCACCCGCCATTAATCCCATAGTGTACGGTGTGAGAAGTAAGTCTGTCTATCAGCGCCTCCTCCACAGACTATGCGGCGCCCCGATACACAGCAAGCCTCCAAGCGTCCAGTGA